Proteins encoded by one window of Blautia faecicola:
- a CDS encoding DUF6783 domain-containing protein: MFYPHSVAVARYAALIRIKSPTNWDSQLTKSLFQTRSSSR; this comes from the coding sequence ATATTTTACCCTCATTCGGTTGCCGTAGCCCGCTACGCCGCCCTCATTCGGATAAAATCTCCCACAAACTGGGACTCGCAGCTCACGAAAAGCCTTTTTCAGACACGCTCTAGCAGTC
- the fba gene encoding class II fructose-1,6-bisphosphate aldolase has protein sequence MLVSATEMLKKAKAGHYAVGQFNINNLEWTKAILQTAQECNSPVILGVSEGAGKYMTGYKTVVGMVNGMLEELNITVPVALHLDHGSYEGCLKCVEAGFSSIMFDGSHYPIEENVAKTTELVKIVKEHGMSLEAEVGSIGGEEDGVIGAGECADPKECKMIADLGVDFLAAGIGNIHGKYPANWKGLSFETLAAVQELTGELPLVLHGGTGIPADQIKKAIDLGVSKINVNTECQLAFADATRKYIEAGKDLEGKGFDPRKLLAPGAEAIKATVKEKMELFGSVNKA, from the coding sequence ATGTTAGTATCAGCTACAGAAATGTTAAAAAAAGCAAAAGCAGGTCACTATGCAGTAGGACAGTTCAACATCAACAACCTTGAGTGGACAAAAGCTATTCTGCAGACTGCACAGGAATGCAACTCCCCGGTAATCCTTGGTGTATCCGAAGGTGCTGGAAAATATATGACAGGTTACAAAACTGTTGTAGGAATGGTTAACGGAATGCTGGAAGAGCTGAACATCACTGTTCCGGTTGCTCTGCATCTGGATCACGGCAGCTATGAAGGATGCCTGAAATGCGTAGAAGCAGGATTCTCTTCTATCATGTTCGATGGTTCTCATTACCCAATCGAAGAGAACGTTGCAAAAACAACTGAACTGGTTAAAATCGTAAAAGAACACGGAATGTCTCTGGAAGCAGAAGTTGGTTCCATCGGTGGTGAAGAAGACGGCGTTATCGGCGCTGGCGAGTGTGCAGATCCGAAGGAATGCAAAATGATCGCAGATCTGGGTGTTGATTTCCTGGCAGCAGGTATCGGTAACATCCACGGAAAATATCCGGCAAACTGGAAAGGTCTGAGCTTCGAAACTCTGGCAGCTGTTCAGGAACTGACAGGAGAACTGCCTCTGGTACTGCACGGTGGTACAGGTATCCCGGCTGATCAGATCAAAAAAGCAATCGATCTGGGCGTATCCAAAATCAATGTAAATACAGAGTGCCAGCTGGCATTTGCAGATGCTACACGTAAATACATCGAAGCTGGAAAAGACCTGGAAGGTAAAGGCTTTGACCCAAGAAAACTTCTGGCTCCGGGAGCAGAAGCAATCAAAGCTACTGTAAAAGAAAAAATGGAACTGTTCGGTTCTGTAAACAAAGCTTGA
- a CDS encoding diacylglycerol/lipid kinase family protein encodes MKGRMLFIFNPRSGKGQIRNKLMDIIDVFVKGGYEVVVHPTQGAKDAEKMAKIMAEEVDLIVCSGGDGTLDEVVTGLMEIGASVPLGYIPAGSTNDFANSLEISRDMVKAAQDIVDGHLFSVDVGSFNEDNFIYVAAFGMFTDVSYETSQDLKNILGHLAYVMEGAKRIFDVKTYHLCVEANGEVHEGDYIYGMITNSHSVGGFRNLVGNDVEMDDGLFEVTLIKKPKNPLELNEIIAALINAYDDTDMIDAFKADSLYIHGDEAISWTLDGEFGGEHKEVNIKNRKQALDIFINS; translated from the coding sequence ATGAAAGGAAGAATGCTGTTTATCTTCAATCCGAGATCAGGAAAAGGGCAGATTCGCAATAAACTGATGGATATCATCGACGTCTTTGTCAAGGGCGGCTATGAAGTAGTGGTTCATCCGACCCAGGGAGCGAAGGATGCGGAAAAGATGGCAAAGATCATGGCAGAAGAGGTTGATCTGATCGTGTGCAGCGGTGGAGACGGAACGCTGGACGAAGTGGTAACCGGTCTGATGGAAATCGGTGCGTCGGTACCGCTTGGGTATATCCCGGCGGGAAGTACGAATGACTTTGCAAACAGTCTGGAGATTTCCCGGGATATGGTGAAAGCAGCGCAGGACATCGTTGACGGTCATCTGTTTTCCGTGGATGTCGGAAGTTTCAATGAAGATAATTTTATCTATGTGGCAGCATTCGGTATGTTTACCGATGTCTCCTATGAGACCAGCCAGGATCTGAAAAATATTCTGGGACATCTTGCTTATGTGATGGAAGGGGCAAAGAGAATCTTCGATGTCAAGACCTACCATCTGTGTGTGGAAGCCAACGGGGAAGTACACGAAGGCGATTATATCTATGGAATGATCACAAATTCCCATTCCGTAGGCGGTTTCCGCAATCTGGTTGGAAACGATGTCGAGATGGATGACGGACTTTTCGAGGTCACCCTGATCAAAAAACCGAAGAATCCTCTGGAATTAAATGAGATCATCGCCGCGCTGATCAATGCGTACGATGACACCGATATGATCGATGCATTCAAAGCGGACAGCCTGTATATCCACGGAGATGAAGCGATTTCCTGGACGCTGGACGGTGAATTTGGCGGTGAGCATAAAGAGGTAAACATAAAAAACAGAAAGCAGGCGCTTGATATTTTCATCAACTCTTGA
- the trxA gene encoding thioredoxin, which translates to MEYTFTTENFETEVLGSDVPVLVDFWATWCMPCRMLAPVIEEIASENEGKIKVGKVNVDENPDLARKYRVMSIPTVLVFKNGELTATSVGVDSKENILKLLEK; encoded by the coding sequence ATGGAATATACATTTACAACAGAAAATTTTGAAACAGAAGTGCTCGGCTCCGATGTGCCGGTGCTGGTTGATTTCTGGGCTACCTGGTGCATGCCGTGCCGTATGCTTGCCCCGGTGATCGAAGAGATTGCTTCGGAAAATGAGGGAAAGATCAAAGTCGGCAAAGTCAACGTCGACGAAAACCCGGATCTGGCAAGAAAATACCGCGTGATGAGCATTCCTACCGTTCTGGTATTTAAAAACGGCGAACTGACAGCTACCAGCGTCGGCGTGGACAGCAAAGAAAATATTCTGAAACTGCTGGAGAAATAA
- a CDS encoding Crp/Fnr family transcriptional regulator, producing MERTKIEQLFGSYAFWEYLSEEEKKMLQEQIRWSTYGEGQMVTDTGRDCLGIFLVCSGILRANLVSEDGKEATVCRIHPGELCVISASCLLPALPFDIQIDAEADSEVYLLPTGVLRQIMEKNLYLENFIYKKINESFSDIIAAIQKILFASLEQRLAGFLLDESGGSEDGKIYMTQEQIAKAIGSAREAVSRTLKVLVKEGCVELFRGGVAVLDRKQLYRKL from the coding sequence ATGGAACGGACGAAGATCGAGCAGTTATTTGGAAGTTATGCTTTCTGGGAGTATTTGTCAGAAGAAGAAAAGAAGATGCTTCAGGAGCAGATTCGATGGAGTACATACGGAGAAGGGCAGATGGTTACGGATACCGGAAGGGACTGTCTGGGTATTTTCCTGGTATGCAGCGGGATCCTGCGTGCAAATCTGGTTTCGGAAGACGGGAAGGAAGCTACCGTGTGCCGGATCCATCCGGGCGAACTCTGCGTGATCTCGGCATCCTGTCTGCTTCCGGCACTGCCGTTTGATATTCAGATCGACGCGGAGGCGGACAGTGAAGTCTACCTGCTTCCCACCGGTGTGCTCCGGCAGATCATGGAAAAGAATCTGTATCTGGAAAACTTTATCTATAAAAAGATCAACGAGAGTTTTTCCGATATTATCGCCGCGATCCAGAAAATCCTGTTTGCCAGCCTGGAACAGCGTCTGGCAGGATTTTTATTGGATGAGTCAGGAGGAAGCGAAGACGGAAAAATCTACATGACGCAGGAGCAGATCGCAAAAGCCATCGGAAGTGCCAGAGAAGCGGTCAGCAGAACACTGAAAGTGCTGGTAAAAGAAGGATGCGTGGAACTGTTCCGGGGCGGCGTAGCAGTCCTCGATCGGAAGCAGTTATACAGGAAGTTGTAG
- a CDS encoding glycoside hydrolase family 27 protein — MNIRRDVGKEERMDNKMNKPIALTPPMGWNSWNTFTWDINEKMICEMADRMVEDGYLEAGYEYLVIDDCWSLKQRDADGNLVPDPEKFPHGMKWVSDYVHEKGLKFGMYSCAGTHTCAGYPGSFEHEFQDAKKFAEWGVDYLKYDYCFKPRQIPGEILYKRMSLALKNCGREILFAACNWGTDGVYDWIRSSGAHTYRSTGDIQDNWESITNLAISQMGKEPYTGNFCHNDMDMLVVGMHGASNDGFIGSKIGGCTDQEYLTHFALWAIMGSPLIMGCDLRKASEETKKTLLNKDLIAINQDLESRGAYVIKPLPDVYNENEAFTLVKPLADGDLAIGIFNFSDTQRELSLEFWDMGIPYAAGVSLALHDCITGEELGEFTERFAPVVPSHGCVVVRAHLVEK; from the coding sequence ATGAATATCAGAAGAGATGTCGGAAAAGAAGAAAGGATGGATAACAAAATGAATAAACCAATCGCACTGACCCCTCCGATGGGCTGGAATTCCTGGAACACCTTTACCTGGGATATCAATGAAAAAATGATCTGTGAGATGGCAGACCGCATGGTAGAAGACGGATATCTGGAAGCCGGATACGAATATCTGGTCATTGATGACTGCTGGAGCCTGAAACAGCGTGATGCTGACGGCAATCTGGTTCCGGATCCGGAGAAATTCCCGCATGGAATGAAATGGGTCAGTGATTACGTACACGAAAAAGGACTCAAATTCGGTATGTATTCCTGTGCCGGAACCCATACCTGCGCCGGCTATCCGGGAAGCTTTGAACACGAATTCCAGGATGCGAAAAAGTTCGCAGAGTGGGGCGTGGATTATCTGAAATACGACTACTGCTTCAAACCGCGCCAGATTCCGGGTGAAATCCTGTACAAACGCATGAGCCTTGCCCTAAAGAACTGTGGTAGGGAGATCCTGTTTGCAGCATGTAACTGGGGAACCGACGGAGTCTATGACTGGATCCGTTCCTCCGGAGCGCATACCTACCGTTCTACCGGAGATATCCAGGATAACTGGGAATCCATCACAAACCTGGCAATCTCTCAGATGGGAAAAGAGCCGTATACCGGTAATTTCTGCCACAATGATATGGACATGCTTGTCGTAGGAATGCACGGCGCCAGCAATGACGGATTTATCGGAAGCAAGATCGGCGGCTGTACGGATCAGGAATACCTGACACATTTTGCACTGTGGGCAATTATGGGATCTCCGCTGATCATGGGCTGTGATCTGCGAAAAGCATCCGAGGAGACGAAGAAAACCCTGTTAAACAAAGATCTGATCGCCATCAATCAGGACTTGGAGTCACGCGGTGCGTATGTGATCAAACCACTTCCGGATGTCTATAACGAAAACGAGGCATTTACTCTGGTAAAACCGCTGGCAGATGGAGATCTTGCAATCGGTATCTTTAATTTCAGCGATACACAGAGAGAACTTTCTCTGGAATTCTGGGATATGGGTATCCCATATGCTGCCGGGGTATCCCTGGCTCTGCATGACTGCATCACAGGAGAAGAACTGGGCGAATTTACTGAACGATTTGCACCGGTTGTTCCATCCCATGGATGTGTGGTAGTGCGTGCGCATCTCGTAGAAAAATAA
- a CDS encoding bL17 family ribosomal protein — MAGYRKLSRTSAQRKALIRNQVTNLLYHGKIVTTEAKAKEIRKVAEGLIALAVKEKDNFETVTVTAKVARKDADGKRVKEVVDGKKVTVYDEVQKEIKKDAPSRLHARRQMMKVFYPVKAVPTEAAGRKKNTKDVDMADKMFNEIAPKYADRNGGYTRIIKIGPRKGDAAMEVVLELV, encoded by the coding sequence ATGGCAGGATATAGAAAACTGAGCAGAACATCTGCACAGAGAAAAGCGTTAATCAGAAACCAGGTAACAAATCTGTTATATCATGGTAAAATCGTTACTACAGAAGCAAAAGCAAAAGAAATCCGCAAAGTTGCTGAAGGGCTGATCGCTCTGGCTGTAAAAGAAAAAGACAACTTTGAAACAGTAACTGTTACAGCTAAAGTTGCTCGTAAAGATGCTGATGGCAAGAGAGTAAAAGAAGTTGTAGACGGAAAGAAAGTAACTGTTTACGATGAAGTACAGAAAGAGATCAAGAAAGACGCTCCTTCCAGACTGCATGCAAGACGTCAGATGATGAAAGTATTCTATCCGGTAAAAGCTGTTCCGACAGAAGCTGCTGGAAGAAAGAAAAACACAAAAGACGTTGACATGGCAGACAAAATGTTCAACGAAATCGCACCAAAATATGCTGACCGTAACGGTGGTTACACAAGAATCATCAAAATCGGACCGCGTAAAGGTGACGCAGCTATGGAAGTAGTTCTGGAGCTGGTATAA
- a CDS encoding DNA-directed RNA polymerase subunit alpha produces the protein MFDFNKPKIEITEISDDKKYGRFVVEPLERGYGITLGNSLRRIMLSSLPGAAVSQVKIEGVLHEFSSIPGVKEDVTEIIMNLKSLAIKNTSESNDPKIAYIEFEGEGVVRASDIQVDQDIEIMNPNQVIATLNGGPDSKLYMELTITKGRGYVSADKGKTDDMPIGVLAVDAIYTPVERVNLTVQNTRVGQITDYDKLTLDVYTKGTLDPDEAVSLAAKVLSEHLKLFIDLSENAKTAEVMIEKEDNEKEKVLEMNIDELELSVRSYNCLKRAGINTVEELCNRTSEDMMKVRNLGRKSLEEVLAKLKELGLQLNPGEE, from the coding sequence ATGTTTGATTTTAACAAACCAAAAATTGAGATTACAGAAATTTCCGATGATAAAAAATATGGCCGCTTTGTAGTAGAACCGTTAGAGCGTGGCTATGGTATTACTCTGGGTAACTCCCTGAGAAGAATCATGCTGTCCTCTTTGCCGGGTGCTGCAGTCAGCCAGGTAAAAATCGAAGGCGTTCTGCACGAGTTCAGTTCCATCCCGGGTGTAAAAGAGGATGTAACCGAAATTATCATGAATCTGAAGAGTCTTGCGATCAAGAACACAAGCGAAAGCAATGATCCGAAGATCGCATACATCGAGTTCGAAGGCGAAGGCGTGGTAAGAGCATCTGATATCCAGGTTGACCAGGATATCGAGATCATGAATCCGAACCAGGTAATCGCTACCTTAAACGGTGGACCAGACAGCAAACTGTATATGGAACTGACCATTACAAAAGGTCGTGGTTACGTCAGTGCAGACAAAGGGAAAACAGATGATATGCCGATCGGCGTATTAGCTGTAGATGCAATCTATACACCGGTAGAGCGTGTAAACCTGACAGTTCAGAACACTCGTGTCGGTCAGATCACTGACTATGATAAACTGACTCTGGATGTTTATACAAAAGGAACTCTGGATCCGGATGAAGCAGTCAGCCTGGCTGCAAAAGTATTGAGCGAGCATCTGAAACTGTTCATCGACCTCTCTGAAAATGCTAAGACTGCAGAAGTCATGATTGAAAAAGAGGACAATGAAAAAGAGAAAGTTCTGGAAATGAACATCGACGAGCTGGAGCTGTCCGTTCGTTCCTACAACTGTCTGAAGAGAGCCGGTATCAATACCGTTGAAGAACTTTGCAACAGAACTTCTGAAGATATGATGAAAGTCCGTAACCTGGGACGGAAATCTCTGGAAGAAGTACTTGCAAAATTAAAGGAGCTGGGATTACAGTTAAATCCTGGTGAAGAATAA
- the rpsD gene encoding 30S ribosomal protein S4, with the protein MAVNRVPVLKRCRSLGLDPIYLGIDKKSTRQLKRANRKTSEYGLQLREKQKAKFIYGVLEKPFRNYYKKADQMPGMTGSNLMAMLEMRLDNVIFRLGFARTRREARQIVDHKHVLVNGKQVNIPSYLVKAGDQIEIKEAKKSSQRYKDILEVTGGRLVPEWLDVDQEALKGTVKEVPARDAIDVPVNEMLIVELYSK; encoded by the coding sequence ATGGCAGTAAATAGAGTACCAGTTCTGAAAAGATGTAGATCCCTGGGTCTGGATCCTATCTATTTAGGAATTGACAAAAAATCCACAAGACAGTTAAAAAGAGCAAACCGTAAAACATCTGAATATGGTCTGCAGCTGAGAGAAAAACAGAAAGCAAAATTCATCTATGGTGTTCTGGAAAAACCTTTCCGTAACTACTACAAGAAAGCTGACCAGATGCCTGGTATGACAGGTAGCAACCTGATGGCTATGCTGGAAATGAGACTGGACAACGTAATCTTCCGTCTGGGATTCGCAAGAACCAGAAGAGAAGCTCGTCAGATCGTTGACCACAAACATGTACTGGTAAACGGCAAACAGGTAAACATTCCGTCTTACCTGGTAAAAGCCGGAGATCAGATCGAAATCAAAGAAGCTAAAAAATCTTCTCAGAGATATAAAGACATTCTGGAAGTAACCGGCGGAAGACTGGTTCCGGAATGGCTGGATGTTGATCAGGAAGCATTAAAAGGAACTGTTAAAGAAGTTCCTGCAAGAGATGCAATTGACGTACCTGTAAACGAAATGCTTATCGTCGAGTTGTATTCTAAATAA
- the rpsK gene encoding 30S ribosomal protein S11: MAKVTKKTTKRRVKKNVERGQAHIQSSFNNTIVTLTDAEGNALSWASAGGLGFRGSRKSTPYAAQVAAETATKAALIHGLKTVDVFVKGPGSGREAAIRALSACGLDVVSIKDVTPVPHNGCRPPKRRRV; the protein is encoded by the coding sequence ATGGCTAAAGTGACAAAGAAAACGACAAAACGTCGTGTAAAGAAAAACGTTGAACGCGGACAGGCACACATCCAGTCATCTTTCAATAACACAATCGTTACTCTGACAGATGCTGAAGGAAATGCTTTATCATGGGCAAGTGCCGGTGGTCTGGGATTTAGAGGTTCAAGAAAATCTACTCCTTATGCAGCTCAGGTAGCAGCAGAAACAGCTACAAAAGCAGCGTTAATTCATGGTCTGAAAACTGTTGATGTATTCGTAAAAGGACCGGGATCAGGAAGAGAAGCAGCAATCCGTGCTCTTTCCGCATGCGGACTTGATGTAGTAAGTATCAAAGACGTAACTCCGGTACCACACAATGGTTGCCGTCCACCAAAACGTAGAAGAGTCTAA
- the rpsM gene encoding 30S ribosomal protein S13, with the protein MARIAGVDLPREKRIEIGLTYIYGIGRTSATRILEAANVDPNTRVRDITDEEVKRISAVIDETQTVEGDLRREIAMNIKRLQEIGCYRGIRHRKSLPVRGQKTKTNARTRKGPKRTVANKKK; encoded by the coding sequence ATGGCACGTATTGCTGGTGTAGACTTACCAAGAGAAAAACGTATTGAAATCGGATTAACTTATATCTACGGAATCGGTAGAACAAGCGCTACCCGTATCCTGGAAGCAGCTAACGTAGATCCGAACACCCGTGTTAGAGATATCACGGACGAAGAAGTAAAAAGAATCAGTGCTGTAATCGATGAGACTCAGACTGTAGAAGGTGATCTGAGAAGAGAGATCGCTATGAACATCAAACGTCTGCAGGAGATCGGATGCTACAGAGGTATCCGTCATAGAAAGAGCCTGCCTGTTCGTGGTCAGAAAACAAAGACCAACGCAAGAACAAGAAAAGGTCCTAAGAGAACTGTAGCAAACAAGAAGAAATAA
- the rpmJ gene encoding 50S ribosomal protein L36 — MKVRSSVKPICEKCKIIKRKGSIRVICENPKHKQRQG; from the coding sequence ATGAAAGTAAGATCATCTGTTAAACCGATCTGCGAAAAATGCAAGATCATCAAAAGAAAAGGTAGTATCAGAGTAATCTGCGAGAATCCAAAACACAAACAGAGACAGGGCTAA
- the infA gene encoding translation initiation factor IF-1 → MSKADVIEVEGTVLEKLPNAMFKVELENKHVVLAHISGKLRMNFIRILPGDKVTMELSPYDLSKGRIIWRDK, encoded by the coding sequence ATGTCTAAGGCAGATGTTATTGAAGTAGAAGGCACTGTCCTTGAAAAATTGCCGAATGCAATGTTCAAGGTTGAGCTGGAAAATAAACATGTGGTATTGGCACATATCAGTGGTAAGCTGAGAATGAATTTTATTCGTATCTTACCGGGAGATAAGGTTACTATGGAACTTTCTCCGTATGATTTGTCTAAGGGTAGAATTATCTGGAGAGATAAATAA
- a CDS encoding KOW domain-containing RNA-binding protein: MEGYGVGMMARSLAGHDKGKVYMILDVKEPFVYLVDGKLRTLDHPKKKRIKHVQIDRHIPEWIENVIREGRDLQDSDVIRGRREYGEK; encoded by the coding sequence ATGGAAGGATATGGTGTTGGCATGATGGCCAGATCCCTTGCCGGTCATGATAAGGGAAAGGTCTATATGATTCTGGATGTGAAAGAGCCTTTTGTATATCTGGTGGACGGAAAGCTCCGGACACTGGATCATCCGAAAAAGAAAAGGATCAAACATGTTCAGATTGATCGGCATATTCCGGAATGGATCGAAAACGTGATCCGGGAAGGAAGAGATCTTCAGGATTCGGATGTCATCCGTGGAAGAAGAGAATACGGCGAAAAGTAA
- the map gene encoding type I methionyl aminopeptidase, giving the protein MSVSIKTAREIELMRESCHLLEKVHDELAKAIRPGISTWEIDHLGEEMIRSFGCTPNFLHYNGYPASICVSVNDEVVHGIPSKKRILHEGDIVSLDAGLIYKGYHSDAARTHAVGEISPEAQKLIDVTRQSFFEGIKMAKAGNHLYDISAAIGNYAESFGYGVVRDLVGHGIGTSLHEDPQIPNFAQKRRGIRLVPGMTLAIEPMITMGRPEVCWLDDDWTVVTEDESLAAHYENTILITEGEPEILTLTK; this is encoded by the coding sequence ATGTCAGTATCAATAAAGACTGCCAGGGAAATTGAATTAATGAGGGAATCCTGCCATCTGCTGGAGAAAGTTCATGACGAACTTGCAAAAGCGATCAGACCGGGGATTTCAACCTGGGAAATCGATCATTTGGGTGAAGAAATGATCCGAAGCTTCGGATGCACCCCAAATTTCCTTCATTATAATGGATATCCTGCATCTATCTGTGTATCGGTAAATGATGAAGTTGTACATGGAATCCCGAGCAAGAAGAGAATTCTTCACGAAGGAGACATTGTCAGCCTGGATGCCGGACTCATCTACAAAGGTTATCATTCGGATGCTGCCCGTACTCATGCGGTAGGGGAGATCAGCCCGGAAGCTCAGAAACTGATTGATGTAACCCGTCAGAGTTTCTTTGAGGGAATTAAAATGGCAAAAGCAGGAAATCATCTGTATGATATTTCCGCTGCGATCGGCAATTATGCAGAGAGTTTTGGATACGGCGTAGTCAGAGATCTGGTTGGCCACGGAATCGGAACCAGCCTGCATGAAGATCCGCAGATCCCGAACTTTGCACAGAAACGGAGAGGAATCCGTCTGGTGCCGGGTATGACACTTGCTATTGAGCCTATGATCACCATGGGCAGACCGGAAGTTTGCTGGCTGGATGACGACTGGACGGTTGTGACAGAAGATGAATCACTGGCCGCTCACTATGAGAACACGATTCTCATCACTGAGGGCGAACCTGAAATCCTGACACTCACGAAATAG
- a CDS encoding adenylate kinase — protein sequence MKLIMLGAPGAGKGTQAKKIAEKYQIPHISTGDIFRANIKNGTELGNKAKSYMDQGHLVPDELTCDLVVDRINQADCKNGYVLDGFPRTIPQAEALKAALDKMGETIDYAIDVEVPDENIVNRMGGRRACPGCGCTYHIKHNPPKVEDICDVCGAKLVLRDDDKPETVTKRLSVYHEQTKPLIDFYKKEGVLREVDGTQDLNDVFQAITEILGA from the coding sequence ATGAAATTAATTATGTTGGGTGCACCTGGTGCAGGTAAAGGCACACAGGCGAAAAAAATCGCGGAGAAATATCAGATTCCGCACATCTCCACAGGAGATATCTTCCGGGCAAATATCAAAAACGGTACAGAGCTTGGAAACAAAGCAAAAAGCTATATGGATCAGGGACATCTGGTTCCTGACGAGTTGACCTGTGATCTGGTCGTTGACCGAATTAATCAGGCAGACTGTAAAAACGGTTATGTATTGGATGGTTTTCCAAGAACCATTCCACAGGCGGAAGCTTTAAAAGCTGCGCTTGATAAAATGGGTGAAACTATTGATTATGCAATTGACGTGGAAGTTCCGGATGAGAACATCGTAAACCGTATGGGCGGACGCCGTGCGTGCCCGGGATGCGGATGCACCTACCACATCAAACACAATCCTCCGAAAGTGGAAGATATCTGTGATGTATGCGGCGCAAAACTGGTGCTGCGTGACGATGACAAACCGGAAACCGTTACCAAACGTCTGAGTGTGTATCATGAACAAACCAAGCCTTTGATCGACTTCTACAAAAAAGAAGGCGTATTGAGAGAAGTCGACGGAACACAGGATCTGAATGATGTGTTCCAGGCTATCACTGAAATCTTAGGAGCGTAA
- the secY gene encoding preprotein translocase subunit SecY, with translation MLKTLQNAFKVKDVRHRIFYVLMMLVVIRIGSQLPVPGVDGSYFKTWFESQTGDAFNFLDAFTGGSFSQMSIFALSITPYITSSIIIQLLTIAIPKLEEMQRDGEDGRKKLGAITRYVTIGLSLFESIAMAIGFGNRGLIPDNNFVKIVVVVVALTAGSAFLMWVGEQINEKGVGNGISIVLLINIVSRIPSDMTTLYESFMKGKIIAKALLSGVIIAAIIIGVVILVIILNGAERRIPVQYSKKMQGRKMMGGQSSHIPLKVNTAGVIPVIFASSIMSFPSVIASFLGKTGGTGIGGKILAGMNSNNWFDLDHPWYSIGLVAYIIMVIFFAYFYTSITFNPLEVADNMKKQGGFIPGIRPGKPTVDYLTKMLNYIIFIGAAGLTIVAVIPFFFNGVFGANVSFGGTSIIIIVGVVLETLKQIESMMLVRNYKGFLDN, from the coding sequence ATGTTAAAGACTCTTCAGAATGCATTTAAAGTGAAAGACGTCAGACATAGAATCTTTTATGTGTTAATGATGCTGGTAGTCATCCGAATTGGCTCCCAGCTCCCTGTTCCGGGAGTCGACGGAAGTTATTTCAAAACCTGGTTTGAGAGTCAGACAGGCGATGCATTTAACTTCCTCGACGCATTTACAGGCGGTTCATTTTCACAGATGTCTATCTTTGCACTTAGCATTACACCTTACATCACATCATCCATTATCATCCAGCTTCTCACAATTGCAATTCCAAAATTGGAAGAAATGCAGAGAGACGGAGAAGATGGAAGAAAGAAACTTGGCGCAATTACCCGTTATGTAACCATCGGATTATCTCTGTTTGAATCTATTGCCATGGCAATCGGATTTGGTAACAGGGGATTGATTCCGGATAACAATTTTGTTAAAATAGTTGTAGTAGTTGTTGCATTAACAGCAGGTTCTGCTTTCTTAATGTGGGTTGGTGAACAGATTAACGAAAAAGGTGTTGGAAATGGTATTTCCATCGTACTTTTGATCAACATCGTATCACGTATCCCAAGTGATATGACGACACTGTACGAAAGCTTCATGAAAGGAAAAATTATCGCAAAAGCACTCCTCTCCGGCGTTATTATCGCTGCGATCATTATAGGTGTGGTTATTCTGGTAATTATCCTGAACGGAGCTGAGAGAAGAATTCCTGTTCAGTATTCCAAAAAGATGCAGGGCAGAAAAATGATGGGCGGACAGTCCAGCCATATTCCTTTAAAAGTAAATACGGCCGGCGTAATCCCGGTAATCTTTGCATCCTCTATTATGTCTTTTCCGAGTGTGATTGCTTCTTTCCTGGGCAAAACCGGTGGAACAGGTATCGGTGGAAAGATTCTGGCAGGTATGAACAGTAATAACTGGTTTGACCTGGATCATCCATGGTATTCGATTGGCCTGGTGGCTTATATCATCATGGTAATCTTTTTCGCTTACTTCTATACTTCAATTACTTTCAACCCGTTGGAAGTAGCTGATAACATGAAAAAGCAGGGTGGTTTCATCCCGGGCATCCGTCCTGGAAAACCAACCGTAGATTATCTGACAAAGATGTTAAACTATATCATCTTTATTGGTGCAGCAGGGCTTACTATTGTAGCGGTTATCCCGTTCTTCTTTAATGGTGTATTCGGTGCGAATGTGTCCTTCGGCGGAACTTCTATCATCATTATCGTAGGAGTTGTCCTGGAGACACTGAAACAGATTGAATCCATGATGCTGGTAAGAAACTACAAAGGTTTTTTAGATAACTAA